In Telopea speciosissima isolate NSW1024214 ecotype Mountain lineage chromosome 10, Tspe_v1, whole genome shotgun sequence, the DNA window gagTTCCCTTAAGATCAGGAAAGGTAGTTCTAGATAAAATTATATTTGTTGGATCATTTTGAACATGTATGCTGAAAATCATTTTGGTTATCTGCTTAGCAGTGAATACTTAAAAAGGATTAAAGACTTCATTGTACATTGGTTCATCAAGTGCAAGAGTGTTTCTAtttgggtctttttttttttctggtaataTTTTCCATTTGGGTTCTTAATtacataagaataaaaaaaagttaaggcattaatataaatatatagatatttattataaaaaaaattgtttgaggaGCTCCATGGTTATcttaatttgatttttgtaaCGACCACAGATGAATATTCAAAACAAACAGAATGTCAAAACTAGGCCTCTTTGCCTCTGTCAGTATTCATCTGCTTTAGAAATTGTTCACTGATGCTGTCCTGTTTACACTTTGAGGGTGTCCTGGAAATAGTATCAGTATTTTCCAGAATTATGAATGATATCTTCCAATTTTTGTACTTCAGGAACAGTAATGAATTGGAATCCCCAAttgatacatttttttttcttcatataacTTGTTTAACATGTATGACAAATAAAATGCAGTATATGGTCTTATAGATGGTCTGTCGCGACTTTACTTTCTTCACAAAAGATGTATCTAACAATATGTTTTTCAATATTTTCTGTTTCAACTCTGAAGTGCATATACAATGCAGAGTGTACACAGTACTTCAGCAGATATGGCTCATACTAATCCAGTGAAGGTACTGGAGCATTGCAAAATCTCTCCACCACCGGGATCTCTCGGAAACAAGATCCTTCCCCTCACCTTCTTCGACATTTTCTGGTTGCCACCCTATCCCCATGTGAAGgcccttttcttttctgaatATTCTTACTCTATGCACCACTtcaaaaataccatatttcccAACCTTAAACACTCACTTTCCCTCACACTCCGGCACTTCTATCCTCTTTCCGGGCATCTAGTATGGTCTCAAGAATTATCCGAGCCCGAGTTCTGTTACATTGATGGAGACTCTGTCTCCCTAACCTTAGCAGAATCAGATGGTGATTTCCACCATCTCTCAGGCAATCATGCAAGAGATGTCAATCAATTCCATTGTCTTGTCCCTACGCTTACCCCGTCATCCATGGTTGATCCTGAATTTTCAATTCCACTTTTGGCTTTGCAAGTAACAGTGTTTCCAAACTCTGGCATTTGCATCGGAGTAACTGCTAGTCATGTAGCCCTTGATGCTAGGACCCTTGTCCACTTCATGAAGGCATGGGCATCAGTTTCTGAATCAGGAGTTGATTCTTTGCCACTAGACTCTGCCATTCCATAACAGGAATGTAATAAATGATCGGAAGGAGCTCAAGACGATTTACTTGAATGAGATTAAAAACCTCAGAGGAACCATTGAACAGAAAAGATCTAAGGTTTCAGACAATCATATGGTCCCATCTGACATAGTCCAGGCAACATTTGTTGTGAACCAAAACGATGTTGAACGACTGAGGCAATGGATCTTGGCTATACGTAAGAAGGATGAGGATCAGACATCAATCACCCTACCACATCTATCAACATACACTATAATTTGTGCACACTCATGGGTTTGCTCAATTAAATCGAGATCAATCGATGGTGCTGCTGGTAAGAGTCAAGATATGGAGATCTTCCTCATTGCCATGGACTGCCGCATCAGGGATCGCCTGGATCCTCCAGTTCCAGAAACATATTTTGGAAATTGCTTGATAGGTTGTGTTGCAACAGTGAAAAGGAGTGACTTAATGGGAGAAGATGGGATCAGCATAGCAGCAGAAGCGATCACAAAGGCAATAAAGAAGCGATTGGATGATGGAGTACTGAAAGGAGCAGAGTACTTGATGTCTGAGATGAGTGCAGCAGTAACTAAGGAGCCTTTTGCAGTTGCAGGATCTCCTAAGTATAGAATATATGATACAGATTTTGGGTGGGGAAGGCCAAAGAAGTATGAATCACTCAGAGTTGGTGGGAGACTTCTCACTTTATGACTGCAAAGATGGAGAAGGCAGCCTGGAAGTTGGGGTTGCTTTCCCTAAGCTTCAAatggattattttttttctctgttttacaGATTTCAGCCTAATGCTGCCTGATAGATTGTTTTGTTCTAAGTAAAGTACATTCTCATTTCTGATGAGACTTTCTAATGGCATCTTTGGCCAAATTAAtaatgtttaaataaaaaaaaaacttaagatATTCTAAGTTGAATTTCTTATGATATGGTGTGGTGGACATAAGCAAAAGCCCCCACGCAATACATGAGTGGGTAAAAGTTTTATTGGGTAGTCTTACAAGTACTTCAGATTCAGGGAGTCTAGGTGAAGTCCACAGTTTTCATGTGTCCACCAGCCCCTGCTACAGGAGATTGGAGGTCTGGTGGGTGACAACCCCCTTGTAAGCAATTACTAGATAATAACAAGCTTGAACACATTGTTCCAACTATAATATAATCAATTTGCTCCACTTGTAAACATTTTTTAGGAACAATAGCAACTACAAATTGATCTAATGGCACTTCTCTCTGCAGTTAGAAATCCAAGATGAGTGGAAAAAATGAGAACCTAATTGGATTTACTCAACCAAAGTTACTGTATTTTATGGTAAATGTCTACTTGGAAGAAATGCCACCAGAAGACTAAACACTGAGATGCTGTTAAATGGCTTACTTGGGTAATCCTGTCAGGTTTAATGGTATCAAACAGAGCAACTTATCCTAGATTTAAATATTAACTAATAGTGATAAAAGTGGGTTTTCTCAGATTAGGCTGAGTAAGTAACTACACTCATAATATAATATCTTTCAGAACGTCTTCCCCACCCTCACCTTCTCTTTTGTCCAAAGTCATTCTTTCTAGTTTTGTAACCAGGCCACACAAACAGAGTGCAAGAGAGTTAAGGTTAGCAATTTCCTCTACTAAAAATACATGGATCATATTTCTCACCTAAATCAATAGATTACTAGAAGGAGAATGGATGAAATCTCCTAGGCTGACATGACATATATGGCAAAGTAGAAGTAGAATGCAGCTCGTTTCATGAAAAAAGGGGAAGTGACATGAGAATAAGGCAAACAAAAACGTTCAGTTTGGAACTTTGTACACCAAAGATTCCTAATCAAAGTTATCAAGTTAGCATGATTGAAGACTAAACAAATGGCCAAGCCAAAGCAAGTGAACTGAGTACAGAGCATAATTGGTTTTTTGAAACCAACTGCGAAGACAAACCTCAAAGAGATGtaagtaggggtgcaagtttagaCCTGTCGGCCGAGCCCACCATGACTCGCCCTGAGCTTGAATAGGGTCTGGGCGGAGATATCCGGCCCTTGAGGGGTGGGTAAGGCCCGAGATTTTTTtgccctgagttagggttgggtttgGCCCAGGGTTGACGCTTTAGGTTGAGTTCGGTCCGtcccagcccgaccctgtcttttttttcttcttccttcttcttcttctttcttcttcttctccccggCCTGGCCCAGCCCCTTCTcacctccccatgatcagggccattCAAGGTCAGCCTAGCTCAGTCCTGAGAACAAGTCagagttggatttttcaggctcTGAGTCAAGATCGGGGCAGCCCTTGGCCCAACTAAGGGAAATCAGTATTGGACTGGGATAAAAATTCTCTCCAATTTTTAATCTGGCAGTACCTGGCAATGCTACCTTCATTGTGCAACAAGTGGCACAAGATGATCTAATGGCCAAGAATGGTTTGCACCATTTCATGAAACTCTGCCCGTTTTGGCAATCAGATCCTCTCAAACCGAGTAGATGGCAAACCCAAAAACGAAggaagtagaaaaataaaataaaacgcagaaagaaagaaggaaacactTTCAAATGGCAAGCTTCCCTCTCTcggttcatcttcttcctttcttcccatCGTTGGAGAGCTACAGAGGTTACACCAGATCTACTTTCCTTCTTATTTATCTGCAACAATGGCATTTTTTTGGGTGCTTGTCTCTTCTCTTATCTCAGTATTTTCAGGATAATGACCGATGTGAGTTCTTCGTTGGTTGTTTGCCTTCCTTTCATCTCCTGGGGAAGCTTGTACATGAACTTGACCTCATAGACGGGCCTTGGGTTCACCGTTCACGAAGGAGAAGTAAGCGTCCCAGAACTTCATCCCCCGCACCACCGTCCCATAGAATATACTCTATTCCGTCTTCATCGCCACCGGCACTATCCGATCACTTAGCTCTACAAAGAGCACACTAAACCTGAGCAGGAACGGTTTCGCTGATGGGTCATGGTTGACCATGTATCTTTCCTATTAATCAAATTTTCACTATCATCATCGTCTGATTTTTATCTTTGAGAATAAAGAGGAAacacctagatctttggtctttattttccaTTGCGATTATCATCACTATAGATTCGAAACAGGATTAGTGGTTTTATCTCTGattctctattatttatttgattgtgttcttaaACACACTATGGAGATCCTCGCGTTTATGATTTTGTACCTATTTGAATCAAACTATTCTAACATGAATTTCCTTTCTAAGAAATTAAATCATTACATTGAAGCAAACCCATAAGaagaccaaaaataaaaatttctccTTCACGGATCAAAATGTACGTTTGTTAGGTGAATGACATTATTACAATCACTACTTCTACATTTTAATTGGTCATAGAGGGACCAGAATTCAGAATTATCCCTTCTCTGTTTCATTTTCCAACC includes these proteins:
- the LOC122643254 gene encoding malonyl-coenzyme A:anthocyanin 3-O-glucoside-6''-O-malonyltransferase-like; its protein translation is MAHTNPVKVLEHCKISPPPGSLGNKILPLTFFDIFWLPPYPHVKALFFSEYSYSMHHFKNTIFPNLKHSLSLTLRHFYPLSGHLVWSQELSEPEFCYIDGDSVSLTLAESDGDFHHLSGNHARDVNQFHCLVPTLTPSSMVDPEFSIPLLALQVTVFPNSGICIGVTASHVALDARTLVHFMKAWASVSESGVDSLPLDSAIP
- the LOC122643255 gene encoding phenolic glucoside malonyltransferase 1-like, encoding MVPSDIVQATFVVNQNDVERLRQWILAIRKKDEDQTSITLPHLSTYTIICAHSWVCSIKSRSIDGAAGKSQDMEIFLIAMDCRIRDRLDPPVPETYFGNCLIGCVATVKRSDLMGEDGISIAAEAITKAIKKRLDDGVLKGAEYLMSEMSAAVTKEPFAVAGSPKYRIYDTDFGWGRPKKYESLRVGGRLLTL